From Nocardia sp. NBC_00416:
CGGAGATCATGGCCCGATATTAGCGGTACATGGCCACCGGGCCACTGTTGCGGACCGATCCCGGCGTCGAGACTGATACTCATGACGAACACGATCGCTCGCACCACTATCGAGGCACTGCACATCGGTGGACCGACGCTGCGCTTCCGGTACGCCGGCCTGACCTGGCTGACCGACCCCACCTTCGACGCGCCCCGCGACTACCCGGGCTCGGTCGTCCTGCGCAAACTCGACGGCCCCGCGATAGCGCCGGAACAGGTCGGCACGGTCGACGTGGTCCTGCTCTCACACGATCAGCACGCCGACAACCTCGACATCTCCGGACGCGAGTTCCTGACCACTGTGCCGACCGTGCTGTCCACCCCGGACGCCGCCGAACGAATGGAAGATGTTCGGGGACTGCGCAATTGGGAGACGGTCACCGTGGGTGGCGTGGAGGTGACCGGCGTGCCCGCGTTGCACGGACCTGAGGGCTGCGAGCCCTTCAGCGGTGTCGTCACCGGATTCGTGCTGCGGGCCGCGGACGAGCCGACGGTGTACGTCTCGGGCGACAACGCCTCGGTGGACGTGGTCCGCGAGATCGTCGAACGCGTCGGACGGATCGATATCGCGGTGCTCAATGTCGGCGCCGCCAATGTCGGCCGGTTCGGCGATACCGATGTCACGCTCAATGCCCGGACCGCGGTACAGGCCGCGGAACTGCTGAACGAGGCGGTGATCGTCGCGGTGCACGGTGAAGGGTGGTCGCATTTCTCGGAGACCCTCGACCGCCTGGCCAGCGCATTCGACCACGCGGGCCGCCGCGCGCAACTGGTGGTCCCACCGCGGGGCGAGTCCATCGATCTGTGAGCCTTTCCGGTTCCGCGGCTTTCACCACTGGCCGGGCATACGAACGGCGGGGACAACACCTATTGCCGCCGCCGTTCGTGGACAACTCGCCCGATGTGCCGTGACCGATCGCGGCCGGCCACGAGATCAGAAGTTCCCGGACATCCTCCCGTAGACGACCAGCAGGATCAGGTTGCCCACCGAGATCCCGACCGACGCCAGCCACTGGAGGGGCCAGTTCTTGCGCATCACGACGAAAGTTGCGGCGATACCCGCGAATCCGGCCGCGCAGTAGAGGACCTTCCACACGACGCCGTCCGAAGTCAGGCCGAGCACCGCGGTGATCGACGACAAGACCACGGCGGCGACCAGGAATTCGTTGCGCAACAGCCCTTCTGCCAGCAGAGTGCCGAGGCGATCGACGGCTACAGCCGCCGCACCCGGACGTCTCGAGCGACGCGTATATCCCATGCCCAAACCCCTTTCGCTACGGTGCCGCAGCATCGGCGGCGGCGCCTGTGTCCGCTGTTCAGAGTCCGAAATGTCCTACACATCGGGTGACGCCGATAACGCGAATCCTGCTGGTCAGAGCACCGGGCAGGCCGAGCCGAGATCCAGACCGGAGCCGACCTCGACCTGGAGGGATTGTGCACTGTCGATATTCACGGCATGCAGGTTGTGCGTGCCGGGTGTCTCCGGGGTCCATGTCGCGGTGGCCGTACCGGAATCCCCCACGAGTATCGCACCGGGTGGATCGAATGAGCCCTTTTGACTGTCATAGAAACTGACGTATTCACCGACTTCCGCGGTGGCGGTGGCGGTGTAGGAGCAGTGGGTGCCGTAGGGCGCCGACGAACTTCCCGAGCCGCTCCCCGGAGCCAACTCGAAATCGGTGATCGCGGCGGGCGCGGGGGTCGCCGCGGCGACGAGCGCGACTGTCAGCGCGCCGATTGCCGACGACGCGGTGAGGAAGGTCCTGCGGGAGCGCAACATCAACGATCCTTTCCGGAGACAGCGGATCGAGCGGAACCGCCGGCACCCGGGCGGCAGTATTCGGCCGGGATCGAGCGGACAGCGCGAGCCGGGGTTCGCGCACACTCGCGACCTGCCCGGGAACGCATCCATCACGCTACCGCCGGTCCCCGCGGACGCTGACCGTTTTCCCAGTTCCGGTTGCGTACGTTGCCGGCTGCGCCGCGAGCAGCGCGCGACCTTCCCGGCGTTCGAGGTCCGGTAGCCGCGCACCGCGCTACGGTCTGCGCATGAGTTCTTCGCACTGGACCGCGGCCGATCTGCCCGAATTCGACGGCCGGACTGTCGTCGTCACCGGCGCCAACAGCGGTGTCGGCTTCGGGACGGCGACCGCGTTGGCCCGGGCCGGGGCGCATGTGGTGCTCGCCGTTCGCGATATCGACCGCGGAAACGACGCCGCGCGCCGCATCGGGGGCAGCAATGAGGTCCGGCGGCTCGATCTGGCCGATTCGGACTCGATCCGCGAGTTCGCCGCGGAATGGGAGGGCGAGATCTCGATCCTGGTGAACAACGCCGGAGTCGCGATGGTGCCCGAGGGCCGGACGAAAGACGGTTTCGAAATGCAATTCGGAACCAATCATCTCGGCCATTTCGCTCTCACCAACCGACTGCTGCCGCATATCACCGATCGCGTGGTGAACCTCGCCTCCGGAGCGCATCGCGTGGGCACCATCGATTTCGACGACCTCGATTTCGCCGAGAGCGGCTATCGCCCGGTGCAGGCCTACGGCCGGTCCAAACTCGCGAATCTCCTGTTCACCCTCGAACTCGAGCGGCGGCTCCGGCGGGCGGGGTCGGCCGTCCGTTCGCTGGCGGCGCATCCCGGTTACGCGGCCACCGAACTCGGCACCAGGGACCGCAACAAGTACCTGGTCGGCATCGTGCACCTGGCGGGGCGCTATTTCGCGCAGCCCCCGGAGAAAGCGGCGCTGCCGACTCTCTTCGCCGCCACCCAGGATCTTCCCGGCGCGAGCTATGTGGGGCCGGACGGGCGCAACGAACTGCACGGCTACCCGACTCTGGTGGGCCGCTCGGCGCAGGCCAGCAATGTGCAGACCGCGCAGCGCCTCTGGGACGTCTCCGAGGATCTCACCGGGGTCCGGTTCGGCCTGGCTTGAATCCGGCGGCCGTAGTCGGTGCGCAGTACAGGTGACTGCCTGCGGTCGCCGGCCCGTGGTCGGTCATCCGCCGAGATCGTCGAACGGGACACACAGCGGTCCGGCCTGCGCCGGAGCGTGACCGCGCTGTTGAACAATGAGTGCTATCGACGATCACCGTGCCGCAGCGATCAGCACGGGATCTCCCGACCACGAGAAGGAGGCTCCCGATGTCGTTCACCGAAGAAGAGATCAGCTATCTGCGGTCCCAGCCGCTCGCGCGAGTGGCCACCGTCGACCCGGACGGGCAACCCGACGTCTCCCCGGTGGGCTACGAGTTCGACGGCGCCCATCTCTACATCGGCGGCCACGACCCGGTGCGGACCAGGAAGTATCGCAATGTCGAACGCGGCAACACGAAAGTGGCTGTCGTCATCGACGATCTGGTGTCCACCGACCCCTGGACCCCGCGGTACCTCCGGGTCTACGGCACCGCCGAACTCGTGCAGCGCGAGGGACAGTTCGGGCCCGCCCCCTATATGCGGATAACCCCCACCGTGTCGTGGAGTTTCAATCTCGCCGGACTCCCTTTCACCGACCGAGATATTCAGGTGCGGCGCACCGACCACACCCCCGCCTGAGCACAGTCGACCCGGGCACGAGCACCACCGCCATGCCCCGGTTCGGCGGACACCAGGAGAAGACCACCCGGGAGATCCGGCTCACCCCGCGACCGAGCTGAGACCCGCCGACGCTCACGGACGGCGGTCCGGGCGGCGACGACCTGTCACGATGCACGCGGAGTCCGGCGCAGCACCAGCAGGTACGCCTCCGCGGCCGCGCGCTGCGCCAGCCCGGTCAGCGGACCGCCGAGCCGGGTCAATCGGCTCGCCGGACGGGAGAAGGCGGTGATCACGCCGTACACGGTGTCGGTGTCGGTGTCGTATTCGACGGCGAAGAGTTCTTCGCCGCTCTCCGGATGTCCGGGCAGCGTGCCGTAGGCGAAGCCGATCCGTTCCGGTTCGTCCAGGACGTACACGACCCGGCACGGTGCGCGGAGCCCGAACCGGGCTACCCCGAGCACGACGGTGACCTCGGCGCCCGGTTCGGCCTTCGGTGTCTGCGCGTCCTCGAGGATGCCCAGACCGCGCTGTATCCGATATTCGAGCACCGCCGCACCCAGCCGGCGGAATTCTGCTTCGCCGTGCCCGAGCACGCGGCGAAGCCGCAGGTGGTGGTACCCCGGGGGCAGCTCCCGGCGGGTCGCGCCGACCTCGGCGTAGGTGAAGGAAGAGGGGTCGGACCGAGCGTTCATACATCGATCCTCGTCGTCGGACGCCTGCGGCGCGAGGCTCGGCCGACAATCTTCACCCGCGTAGGATCGTCGGTACGGGTCCACTCGCCGAGGAGGCTGGAGATGACCGGCAGCCCACGCTCGATCGCGGAAAACGATATAACCCTCCCACCGGGTGATGATCAGGAGCGGTTCGCCGGCTACGGAGTGATGGGGATGCCGTTCGCCGGCGGCCACTACCTGGCGCTCCGACATTTCCCGGCCAGCTCGATCGGTGCGGGGTACGACGCGGTATGGCATCGCGATCCGGCCGGCTCCTGGGTGATCTACAGCAGCGTTCCCGCAGCGGCCAGTTGTGCCCGCTATTTCGGTTCGGCGCTCGAAGACTCGCGGGTCGAAGACATCTCGGTGACCTGGACCGGCCCTTACGCGCTCACCGTGGAGATCCCGGACAGGCTCGTATGGGATCTCGAACTGGGCAGATCGGGGGCGACGGCGGCGATGACGGGGCTCGGTCGCATGCTGCCCACGGCGCTGTGGCGCAACCCCGCCGTCCTGTCGCTCATGTCGCGAGTCGCGGGTCCAGCGCTGGGTGTCGGGCGGGTTCGGCTCAGCGGCACTTCACCGAACGGTCAATGGTTCCGGGCCAGTCCGCGGATGCTGTGGACCGTCGAGAACAGTCGCGCGCGGATCGATGGAATCGATATCGGTCCACCGGGGCCGTTGGCCGAGCAGGCGAGGCTGGGTGAATTCTGGCTGCCGCAACGCGGAATGTTCGTGGTGGGCGAGTCATATTTCGAGCAATACGATTCGGCGCGACACCGGACGGCCCGACCCGGCCGCACCTGACGACTACCCCCATCCGGGTATCAGGGGCGGTGTCAGGTCGGCGTCAGGGGAGTATCAGGCCCGGTGCCGATAGTTGGTCTCATGACGAAGAACAGCACATCCTCGGCTCCCGCCACCGCCTCGGCGTGGACGGGCACGGTGCCGGTCGACGACACGTTACTGGCGGTCACCGATTCCGGCGGTTCCGGCGTCCCCGAGGACGCTGTCGCCGCCCAGGGCGAAGAAGCTGTCGTCGGCGCCCACCTGCGGTACGCCCAGCACCTCGACGAACAGTCCCGCCATCAGGATCTCCCGGGGAGTGACCCCACCGCCGATCAGGGCGCCGCGAACCACACCGGCTAGCAACCACCCGAGCCCAGGCGCGCAGCCATCGGCCGACCCGCCCGCTCGACCGATCCCCCTTTCACACAACAGTTCCCGAAGGAGCACCACCATGTCCATCACCCTCACCGACCAGGACAAAGCCACCATCCGGACCGCCGCCTACGGCGCCGTCTCCCTGCTGGCCGCCGCCGCTGACAAACCCCACAAGACCGCCACCAACGGTTCCACCGCCCTGTACTCGGCCACCGGTGTGGTCGGGCACGTGCTGGCCGCGAAGTCCAAAGACATCCAGCTGACCGGCAAAACCGTCGCCGAACTCGCCGACCTGGTCCTGCCCGCGCTGACCGCGGCGGTGGCCCTGCTGCAGAAACAGGATCCGGCCGAGGCCGACAACTTCCGCGGCACCGTCCGCGTCGCCATCGACGCCGCCCGGGCCCACGAGAGCCGGCCCGGCCCCGTCACCGCCGAGATGGTCCGCAAGATCACCGCGGCCCTCGACGCCGCCTGAGGTGACGCCGACTCGCGCAACCGGTGCCGGGCCGGGGCCGGGTTACCCACCGCCGGAAGCACTGTCGTGACCCCGTATCGCCGTCATCGCGGGTAGCCGTCGGGAACCGATTCCGGACCAGCCGCATCCAAGTTATCGAGGGGGCCACCGGGCTCGACTCGTACAGAACGAATCAACGGATGGAGCCGGAAATGATCAGGTCGACGATTCATGTGGGCATCAGGGCAGTCGCCGCCGCCGCGATAGCCGTGGCGGGCCTGGGTGCGGTCGCTGTCGGAGCGGGCACCGCGTCGGCGACGGGGGCAGGTGGCGGAGGGTGTCTCGCGAGCCGGGTGTTCGAACATGAAAACAGCTACACGCACACGTGCGTCACCGCGAACCAGCCGGAGTGCAGAACCTGGGCGTCGAACACGGCCGCGGCGACCGGAGGGATCATCGTCGACGGAACGTGTGTGTACGTCCAGGAAGGCCTGGGCGGCTGGCCCCACCCGGCCGGGTTCTACGGCGCGGTGGGCGTCGCCAAATAGCCGTCGGACCTCGGCGGGCGGGCTGACACGACCGCTCAGCCCGCCCGCCGAAGACCGCACGGCTCCGCCGACACGATCAGGGCATCGGATCGGAACTGCAACGGATTGCCGAGGTCTACGACGGATTGCTGGGTCGACGACCTCTCGGAATCAGAAGTCTCTGCGCTGCCGGACGCTGTTCGCGAAGGTATCCCACACGGCCGGAGCGAATACCAGGGCCGGGCCGGAAGAGTTCTTCGAATCCCGCACCCCGACCTGCCCGTCCGTCAGCCATGCCACCTCGACACAATCGGTCTGCCCGCCGCTGTAACTGCTCTTGAACCACTTCGTCCCGGATAGATCAGTCGTCACGCCTCGTACTCCCTTGCAACATGCCTCAGCAGTTCCCGCGAGCGCATTTCATCGTGTGCAGCAGTTCCACGTACATGTTGAACGTCGGATCGCTGTAGAGCCCCGCGAAAGCCGTGTACCACGATGTCACCTTCGCCTGTGCGGCCAGATCCAGTGCGCGCACGGTTTCCTCGCGGGGCACTTCGTACAGCTCGCACAGT
This genomic window contains:
- a CDS encoding MBL fold metallo-hydrolase gives rise to the protein MTNTIARTTIEALHIGGPTLRFRYAGLTWLTDPTFDAPRDYPGSVVLRKLDGPAIAPEQVGTVDVVLLSHDQHADNLDISGREFLTTVPTVLSTPDAAERMEDVRGLRNWETVTVGGVEVTGVPALHGPEGCEPFSGVVTGFVLRAADEPTVYVSGDNASVDVVREIVERVGRIDIAVLNVGAANVGRFGDTDVTLNARTAVQAAELLNEAVIVAVHGEGWSHFSETLDRLASAFDHAGRRAQLVVPPRGESIDL
- a CDS encoding oxidoreductase, with the protein product MRMSSSHWTAADLPEFDGRTVVVTGANSGVGFGTATALARAGAHVVLAVRDIDRGNDAARRIGGSNEVRRLDLADSDSIREFAAEWEGEISILVNNAGVAMVPEGRTKDGFEMQFGTNHLGHFALTNRLLPHITDRVVNLASGAHRVGTIDFDDLDFAESGYRPVQAYGRSKLANLLFTLELERRLRRAGSAVRSLAAHPGYAATELGTRDRNKYLVGIVHLAGRYFAQPPEKAALPTLFAATQDLPGASYVGPDGRNELHGYPTLVGRSAQASNVQTAQRLWDVSEDLTGVRFGLA
- a CDS encoding PPOX class F420-dependent oxidoreductase, with protein sequence MSFTEEEISYLRSQPLARVATVDPDGQPDVSPVGYEFDGAHLYIGGHDPVRTRKYRNVERGNTKVAVVIDDLVSTDPWTPRYLRVYGTAELVQREGQFGPAPYMRITPTVSWSFNLAGLPFTDRDIQVRRTDHTPA
- a CDS encoding DUF1990 family protein, which codes for MNARSDPSSFTYAEVGATRRELPPGYHHLRLRRVLGHGEAEFRRLGAAVLEYRIQRGLGILEDAQTPKAEPGAEVTVVLGVARFGLRAPCRVVYVLDEPERIGFAYGTLPGHPESGEELFAVEYDTDTDTVYGVITAFSRPASRLTRLGGPLTGLAQRAAAEAYLLVLRRTPRAS
- a CDS encoding phosphopantetheine-binding protein — its product is MVALSWSVRVMDMVVLLRELLCERGIGRAGGSADGCAPGLGWLLAGVVRGALIGGGVTPREILMAGLFVEVLGVPQVGADDSFFALGGDSVLGDAGTAGIGDRQ
- a CDS encoding DUF397 domain-containing protein, producing MTTDLSGTKWFKSSYSGGQTDCVEVAWLTDGQVGVRDSKNSSGPALVFAPAVWDTFANSVRQRRDF